The proteins below come from a single Terriglobales bacterium genomic window:
- a CDS encoding DUF92 domain-containing protein, which produces MTPATEHSATNRRPTSATADAVAVALALAVVAAFVAHECTTSEAACDIVRRRSLFAIPATVAFAGAATFLRGVTPGGAIAGWAFALVLWQSAGSGAFLALISVFGLTWLATRFGAARKAAAGLAEARRGRSAAQVAANVGVAAIAVAFGGVLGVIAGVAALAEAAADTASSEVGQAAADRARLLPTFAVVPAGTDGAVSLPGTVAGIAAAAGVAGVALAAALMSARVAAYAAIAGVLGMLFDSLLGATLERRRWLNNNAVNTLSTAFAAGIAVTATLWAP; this is translated from the coding sequence GTGACGCCCGCGACTGAGCATTCGGCAACGAATCGCCGGCCAACTTCGGCAACGGCAGACGCGGTTGCCGTCGCGCTGGCGCTCGCTGTTGTCGCCGCCTTTGTGGCGCACGAGTGCACCACAAGTGAGGCAGCGTGCGACATTGTACGACGCCGGTCTCTCTTCGCCATTCCGGCGACGGTTGCATTCGCAGGTGCTGCCACATTCCTTAGGGGTGTCACACCGGGAGGCGCTATAGCTGGTTGGGCATTTGCACTGGTTTTGTGGCAGTCCGCCGGATCGGGCGCCTTTCTGGCCCTGATTTCGGTGTTCGGCCTCACCTGGCTGGCTACGCGCTTCGGCGCCGCGCGCAAGGCGGCCGCCGGCCTGGCCGAGGCGCGACGCGGCCGCTCGGCAGCGCAGGTGGCCGCCAACGTCGGCGTGGCGGCCATAGCGGTGGCGTTCGGTGGAGTTCTGGGCGTGATTGCCGGCGTCGCCGCGCTCGCCGAAGCCGCCGCCGACACGGCGTCCAGTGAAGTCGGCCAGGCAGCCGCCGACCGCGCGCGGCTGCTGCCCACATTCGCCGTCGTGCCCGCCGGAACCGACGGCGCCGTAAGCCTGCCGGGAACGGTGGCGGGAATTGCGGCGGCGGCCGGCGTTGCCGGCGTCGCCCTGGCGGCGGCATTGATGAGCGCGCGTGTCGCAGCTTATGCGGCCATCGCCGGCGTTTTGGGCATGCTGTTCGACAGCCTCCTCGGCGCCACGCTCGAGCGACGCCGCTGGCTGAACAACAACGCCGTGAACACGCTCAGCACCGCCTTCGCCGCAGGGATCGCGGTCACCGCAACTCTGTGGGCGCCGTAG